The following coding sequences are from one Tubulanus polymorphus chromosome 12, tnTubPoly1.2, whole genome shotgun sequence window:
- the LOC141914108 gene encoding uncharacterized protein LOC141914108 isoform X2 codes for MYEFADEDQLYHNDTRFDLRQLADQTRRLAASKHSTTIFKPRDADSISTTIFKPRDVDSTPTTIFKPRDADSTPTTAPNLETQTLLRLPSSKPRDADSTPTTAPNLETQTLLRLQRQTSRRRLYSDYSTKPRDAHSTLTTFFKPRDSSNLETQTLLRLQRQTSRRRLYSDYHLPNLETQTLLRLQHQTSRRTLYSDYLLQTSRFFKPRDADSTPTTAPNLETQTLLRLPSSKPRDADSTPTTAPNLETHTLL; via the exons ATGTATGAATTTGCTGATGAGGATCAGTTATATCACAACGACACGCGTTTTGATCTG AGGCAGTTAGCGGATCAAACCAGAAGACTTGCAGCTTCGAAACACTCGactaccatcttcaaac ctcgagacgcagactccaTTTCGactaccatcttcaaacctcgagacgtagactctactccgactaccatcttcaaacctcgagacgcagactctactccgactacagcgccaaacctcgagacgcagactctactccgactaccatcttccaaacctcgagacgcagactctactccgactacagcgccaaacctcgagacgcagactctactccgactacagcgccaaac ctcgagacgcagactctactccgactacagcaccaaacctcgagacgcacaCTCTACTCTGACTACcttcttcaaacctcgagattcttcaaacctcgagacgcagactctactccgactacagcgccaaacctcgagacgcagactctactccgactaccatcttccaaacctcgagacgcagactctactccgactacagcaccaaacctcgagacgcacaCTCTACTCTGACTACcttcttcaaacctcgagattcttcaaacctcgagacgcagactctactccgactacagcgccaaacctcgagacgcagactctactccgactaccatcttccaaacctcgagacgcagactctactccgactacagcaccaaacctcgagacgcacaCTCTACTCTGA
- the LOC141914108 gene encoding uncharacterized protein LOC141914108 isoform X4: MYEFADEDQLYHNDTRFDLRQLADQTRRLAASKHSTTIFKPRDADSISTTIFKPRDVDSTPTTIFKPRDADSTPTTAPNLETQTLLRLQRQTSRRRLYSDYSAKPRDADSTPTTAPNLETHTLL; the protein is encoded by the exons ATGTATGAATTTGCTGATGAGGATCAGTTATATCACAACGACACGCGTTTTGATCTG AGGCAGTTAGCGGATCAAACCAGAAGACTTGCAGCTTCGAAACACTCGactaccatcttcaaac ctcgagacgcagactccaTTTCGactaccatcttcaaacctcgagacgtagactctactccgactaccatcttcaaacctcgagacgcagactctactccgactacagcgccaaac ctcgagacgcagactctactccgactacagcgccaaacctcgagacgcagactctactccgactacagcgccaaac ctcgagacgcagactctactccgactacagcaccaaacctcgagacgcacaCTCTACTCTGA
- the LOC141914108 gene encoding uncharacterized protein LOC141914108 isoform X1 — protein MYEFADEDQLYHNDTRFDLRQLADQTRRLAASKHSTTIFKPRDADSISTTIFKPRDVDSTPTTIFKPRDADSTPTTAPNLETQTLLRLQRQTSRRRLYSDYSAKPRDADSTPTTIFQTSRRRLYSDYSTKPRDAHSTLTTFFKPRDSSNLETQTLLRLQRQTSRRRLYSDYHLPNLETQTLLRLQHQTSRRTLYSDYLLQTSRFFKPRDADSTPTTAPNLETQTLLRLPSSKPRDADSTPTTAPNLETHTLL, from the exons ATGTATGAATTTGCTGATGAGGATCAGTTATATCACAACGACACGCGTTTTGATCTG AGGCAGTTAGCGGATCAAACCAGAAGACTTGCAGCTTCGAAACACTCGactaccatcttcaaac ctcgagacgcagactccaTTTCGactaccatcttcaaacctcgagacgtagactctactccgactaccatcttcaaacctcgagacgcagactctactccgactacagcgccaaac ctcgagacgcagactctactccgactacagcgccaaacctcgagacgcagactctactccgactacagcgccaaacctcgagacgcagactctactccgactaccatcttccaaacctcgagacgcagactctactccgactacagcaccaaacctcgagacgcacaCTCTACTCTGACTACcttcttcaaacctcgagattcttcaaacctcgagacgcagactctactccgactacagcgccaaacctcgagacgcagactctactccgactaccatcttccaaacctcgagacgcagactctactccgactacagcaccaaacctcgagacgcacaCTCTACTCTGACTACcttcttcaaacctcgagattcttcaaacctcgagacgcagactctactccgactacagcgccaaacctcgagacgcagactctactccgactaccatcttccaaacctcgagacgcagactctactccgactacagcaccaaacctcgagacgcacaCTCTACTCTGA
- the LOC141914108 gene encoding uncharacterized protein LOC141914108 isoform X3: protein MYEFADEDQLYHNDTRFDLRQLADQTRRLAASKHSTTIFKPRDADSISTTIFKPRDVDSTPTTIFKPRDADSTPTTAPNLETQTLLRLPSSKPRDADSTPTTAPNLETQTLLRLQRQTSRRRLYSDYHLPNLETQTLLRLQHQTSRRTLYSDYLLQTSRFFKPRDADSTPTTAPNLETQTLLRLPSSKPRDADSTPTTAPNLETHTLL from the exons ATGTATGAATTTGCTGATGAGGATCAGTTATATCACAACGACACGCGTTTTGATCTG AGGCAGTTAGCGGATCAAACCAGAAGACTTGCAGCTTCGAAACACTCGactaccatcttcaaac ctcgagacgcagactccaTTTCGactaccatcttcaaacctcgagacgtagactctactccgactaccatcttcaaacctcgagacgcagactctactccgactacagcgccaaacctcgagacgcagactctactccgactaccatcttccaaacctcgagacgcagactctactccgactacagcgccaaacctcgagacgcagactctactccgactacagcgccaaacctcgagacgcagactctactccgactaccatcttccaaacctcgagacgcagactctactccgactacagcaccaaacctcgagacgcacaCTCTACTCTGACTACcttcttcaaacctcgagattcttcaaacctcgagacgcagactctactccgactacagcgccaaacctcgagacgcagactctactccgactaccatcttccaaacctcgagacgcagactctactccgactacagcaccaaacctcgagacgcacaCTCTACTCTGA